TCCACCCTCTTCCAATCCCTCGTGCATGGGAATATCGCTCGAAGAATGGACGCAAAGGCTCGCCACTTTAGAATCCAGGATGAACAAAGTCCCGGGAGTGGTGGCACCGCTGGAAAAAATGCCACAGAACAGCTTTGCAGACTCCCCATTTTTCTCCCTCGATTGCCATGACTGAGGCTCCGCCAAGATTTACCGCGCCGACCATGAAGTTGTACGATGGAACTGAGGATCTCGAGGAGCAAGTGGCACATTACAAACAGAAAATGTTCGCCACCTCTATACCGTTAGATCTACTAGAGGCTTgcatgtgcaaagagtttggaTCAACCTTGACAGGGCCAGCTCTCCAATGGTACATTAGCCTTCCCAACGGCGACTTCTCCTCGTTCGCCCAGCTAGTGGACACCTTCCTTGTGCACTTTTCCAGTagcaagaaaattcaaaaatgttcAGAAGACTTGTTCAGAGTCGTCCAACGCCGTGAGGAATCAACCAGAGATTTCGTAGCCCGTTTCAACAAAGAGAGAGTCTCAATTCCTCGATGTAACCCTGAGACCGTGTTTAGAGCCTTCAAGAACGGGTTACTTGTCGATAGAGGACTATACGAAGAAATAGCCAAGTATGATTGTCAGAACATGGAAGATGCTCTAGCCCGCGCAACAATCCAAATCAGGTGGGAAGAAGACGCTCGACGGCGACCGACCCAGCCGAGCAATGACAGAGAGAAGCGCGCAGAAAAGAAGACCAACAGGCGCCTCCACCACCAGGAAACACTACCCACTCTCGACCACCCAACAGGGGATTCAATAGACGAGAACACTATGAAAATGCGCCCGAATATAACTTGAGCATCGCACATGACGAGGCGGTACTTGTACTCAAGAAAATGGGGGAGAAAGTGAAGTGGCCGTTGAAGAACACCGATGGAAGAGAAAAAGACACCACTAAATGGTGCGGCTTTCATCAAGTCTATGGGCACAAAACCACCGAATGCAAGGCCTTACTTTACGAAGTAAATGACTTGGTCAATCGCGGCCATTTGCACGACTTGCTGACCGAAAGAGGAAAGGCTCTTTTagtaaaaagaaaggaaaaggccGCAGAAGATGGTATACCTGAGCCCACCGAAACTATTGCAGTCATCATTGGGGGTTCGGAGATTAGTGGAATTTCTCACTCGGCTGCCAAAAGAAGTGCAAGAGCCGCCATCAATCTAGATGCAAGGAAGGGCCGACCGACGAAGACTCCTTCCGATCAGGTGATCATGTTTACCGATAGTGAAGCCACCGATCTGTTAGATCCACACCACGATGCCCTTGTCATCTCCATCCAGGTAGCAAATTGCATAATCAAGCGGGTGTTGATCGACAACGGCAGTTCAGCGAACGTCTTGATGTTGAGCACCCTAAAAAAGATGAACATTGATGAAAATCATGTTGTATGATGATCGACGATCCTAATCGGGTTCGACGGAGAACAAAAATTCACCGAAGGTGAAATAGCATTGCCCGTATATGTCGGAGGGGTCAATTGCCAAACAAAGTTCCTCGTCCCTGACTGTCACTCACCATTCAACATAATCCTTGGGCGTCGTGGATTCATGAGATGAAAGCAGTCTcgtcaacttatcatcaagttGTCAAATTCCCAACGGCCGTCGGTATCAAAGAAATCTACGGTGAACAATTGGCCTCTAGAAAATGTTACCAGAATGGcctcaaaaagaagaaagagcagTTATAGCAATTATTGCAATCGTCCAACTTTGGCGGGCAAAGCACGCCCGAAATGGAGGAGTTAGACGAAGTTTCGATCTCTCTTGAGTTCCCCGAACAGAAGGTTCAAATTGGAGCACGCTTGACTCCCGAGTTGCGAGAAAAATTGATTACCTTTCTGTCCCAGCACCGACATTGCTTCGCTTGGTCTCATGCGGATATGACGGGAGTTTACCCAAATGTGGCCTTGCACCGTTTAAGAGTAGACCCCGATCACCTGCCGGTCAAACAGAAATGGAGGAAGTTCGCCCATGAAAGAAATCGAATCATTAATGAAGAAATTCAACACCTGATTGATAATGGTTTCGTCAGAGAAGTGAATTATCCCGATTGGTTGGCAAACGTGGTggtagtgaagaagaagaacgacAAATGGCGAGTTTGCATAGACTTtaccaatctcaacaaagcttgCCCAAAAGATCCGTTCCCCCTACCTCACATCGATATGATGGTCGACGCCACGGCTGGCCACGAACTGTTGAGTTTCATGGACGCCTTCTCTGGATATAACCAGATCCTCATGCATCccgatgatcaagaaaaaaccgCGTTCGTCATAGAAAGGGGCATTTTTTTGTTACAAGGTGATGCCCTTCGGATTAAAAAATGCTGGCGCGACATACCAACGGCTTGTCAACCGAATGTTCACCGGATTACTAGGAGATACAGTGGAAGTATACATCGACGATATGTTAGTCAAATCATTGGTCACCGAGCAACACTTGCATCATTTGCAGCAGGCGTTCGACTTATTGATCAAATATGGCATGAAACTGGAGCCCACCAAGTGCTCATTTGGAGTAACCGCTGGGAAGTTCCTGGGCTATATCGTAACTCAACGAGGCATCGAAGCAAATCCCGACCAAATTAGAGCAATCCTCGACCTCCCTTCGCCAAAATACGTAAAAGAAGTGCAGAAATTGACGGGGAGAGTGGCGGCGCTCAACAGATTCGTATCTAGGTCATCCGACAAATGCCATCAGTTTTTCACAACGCTTCGTAAAACAAATGACTTCGCATGGACCGCCGAGTGTGAGAAAGCTCTGCAGCAGCTGAAAGAGTACTTGACTTCACCGCCACTTTTGTCCAAGCCTAAAGAAAACGAACAGCTGTATGTTTATCTCGCAGTGTCTGAAACAGCCGTCAGTGCAGTGTTGGTCAGAGAAGAGGAATCGAGGCAACTTCCCGTATATTATGTGAGCAAAAGCCTCTTGGATGCCGAGACCAGATACAGCCAGATGGAAAAGCTCGCGCTTGCCCTCGTAACAGCCGCCCGGAAGCTGAGACTGTACTTCCAAAGTCACAGCATCGTGGTAGTGACCACGTTCCCTATGAGGAATATACTACACAAGCCTAAATTGTCCGGACGATTAACGAAATGGGCGGTCGAATTAAGCGAGCACGATATCACTTATCAACCTCGCACAGCAATCAAATCTCAGGTGTTGGCGGACTTTGTCGCCGATTTCACTCCACCCATCCAAGATCAAGCTAAAAAAGAGTTGTTCTGCATCGCCACGCCAATCCTGGGAAAGTGGACCCTCTACGTAGACGGATCGAGCAACGTCAAAGGCAGCGGACTGGGTTTAGTCTTGATATCACCAGAAGGGAGTATCATTCAAAGGTCCATACGATGCAGATTTAGAGCGACGAACAATGAAGCCGAGTATGAAGCTTTGATCGCCGGCCTTCAACTTGCAGAGGACATGAAGATCAAGAACCTAGCAGTCTACTCAGATTCTCAACTGATTGTCAATCAATTGCGAGGATCCTACCAAGCAAGGGATCCAAAGATGGCGAGCTACCTCGAGGCAGTCAAGGAATTACAGAAGCAATTCGACGAGTTTTCGCTCACACTCATACCAAGGGTGAACAACGCCCATGCGGACGCACTCATAAAATTGGGGTCCTCGATTCAGGCAACGGAGCCCCAACCAATCCCGATAGTATACTTGAAATAGCCATCAGTTTGGAAGCAGCTCTCAGCTCCTGAGAGACCAATGGCAATCGACTCCGCCTTACCCGAAGAGGCCAACGAAAATGGCGATGATTGGATGATATCCATTGCGAGATACATACAACAAGGGATTTTGCCTGACGATCAAAGTGAAGCCCGACGCCTCCAGTCGAAAGCCGTGAGGTTCACCTTGTTCGGAGGATTACTCTACAAACGATCTTATTCCGGACCATTACTCAGGTGCGTGACGCCAAGGCAAGCTCAATACGTGTTGGCCGAGCTACACGAAGGAGAATGTGGGAATCATTCCGGTGGTCGAAGCCTAACTCACCGCGCACTTTCAGCGGGTTACTATTGGCCGATGATGAGAGCCGACGCCACAAATTATGTCCGAAAATGTGATAAATGTAAAAGGTTTGCTCAAATACAGCATCAACCGTCGGAAAAAGCTCACACCCACTTTACCCGCATGGCCTTTCATgaaatggggaatggatatcgttGGACCCCTTCCAGCGGCATCTGGCCAACGCATATATTTCCTAGCACTCACTGACTACTTCACCAAGTGGATAGAAGCTGAAGCCTTCAGATGAGTTAGAGACACGGAAGTCAAGAAATTCGTTTGGAAAAACATAATTTGCAGGTTCGGCGTCCCAAAGGAGATAATATGCGACAATGGCTCCCAATTTATCAGTTACAGCTTCAAGCGGTTCTGCACCAACCTCAAGATTGAGTTGTTCTTCTCCACACCTCGTCACCCGCAATCAAATGGTCAAGCTGAAGCTTCTAACAAAACTTTGatcaacactttgaagaaaaGACTAGAACAAGCAAAGGGAGCCTGGGCGGACGAGCTACCAGGAGTTCTGTGGTCATATAGAACAACGGCTAGAACCCCAACAGGAGAAACCCCGTTCTCGTTAGCTTACGGTTCTGAAGCAGTCATTCTCGTCGAAGCTGGACTACCCTCCGCTAGATATCAATGGGTCAACGAAGAAAATAATTGGGAACAATTGAATGACCAACTTGACACCATCGATGAATTAAGGGAATCTGCACTCACCAGAACGGCGGCCTATCAGACCAGAGCTGCTCAACACTTCAACAAACATGTCCGCACCAAAGATTTCAAGGTTGGGGATCGAGTCCTTCGAAAAGTTTTCCAGAATACGAAAGAAATCAAAGTTGAAAAGTTGGGACCAAACTGGGAAGGTCCGTATCAGATTACCAAAGTTATAGGGCGTGGTGCCTACAAGCTTCAAGACAGAGACGGTCAAAACATTTCCAACAGCTGGAACGCCATCCACCTGAAGTTGTACCACtcttaaaattgcaaaaaaaaaaaaaaagaagggtgtAGTATATATACACTTATCTTCCTCAAACTTAACTTATGTTTCAATTCCAATTTCATTTTGAGCGTTATaatgacttgagcgtcggagggtcGACGATTCGTCGTAGACCAACCCTCACCTTTTTCTTTGAGCGCAGGCGTGAAAATGACGAAGATATGAGATAACGGCgctcaacaaaaacaaacaacggCGCACAACGAAACTAGCAGCGGCAACCCAAGCTAAGTATCACTAAATTCCCCTTCATTTATAAGTATGTTATATTTACAAGCCGTTTATTAAAACCCAATTCTAACGCCGAAAAATATCGATACCATAATAGTTGGTAATAGATATCGAGAgccaatcaaataaacaaaagcCATTGTCATATATCAAAATTACCAAGTACAAAGGCACAAAGTATTGCTAAGTACAAATTTACTTAGGATCATCCCGATCCCCAGTTCCGCTCTTGCCTTGACCACCCACTCTTTCATCACTCCTATAGCCACCTGCATTTCCTTCATCGCCGTCATCATCCTCGCCATCATCAGCACCTTCATCACCTTCACCTTCATCGCCTTCGTCTACAccaacttcttcctcttcctcttcccctTCAGCACCTTCACCAGGTTCCTCGCTGTGCCCTTCGCCGCCTCCAATGGGCCTGTACAAATGGTCGAACTTCTTTAGTACAATTTCGCAATCAGCTATCTCCTCCGCCAAATCCCAAGTTGTTTCCCGTCCATCCCTATAATCCTTTAGCATTTCAAGACGAGCCAAGGCACCTGCCACACCCCCCGATAATCTTCACCTTCTCATTATGATCAGTTTCGATTGCCAACCTAGCGGCCTCCGCCGCCTTAAGTTTGCTGTCAAATTTAGCCTTTCGCTTGTGCCATTTCTTGGTCTTCTTGGCCATTTTGCTCGTAAGAGCCGCCAAATCAGATTCTGCGCGCTGTGCATTTGCTAAGGCTTCTGTTCTCTCCCTTTCAGAAATCGAGAGCTGATTCGTCAGCTTTTTCCGCATCTCATCTGCTAAGTCTTTCGCCGCCTGGTACTCTTCCAGAACAACATCCATCTCAGACTTATACTTTTTAAAAGCAAGGATTTGCTCATCAGCAATTTTCAATTCTTCTACGACCCTGGCTTCATTCACCCTCGCGCTTTGTTCGTCCGCCCTAACTCGCTCGACCTCCGCTCTCAACTTCTCCATTTCCAGTGCAACGCTAGTGGCAGTCGAAGCGAGAGTGGCCTCTGCTGTTTCCGCGCGACTATTGGCTTGATCGACCAATATCCTTAATTCTTCAGCCTCTTCCTTAGACTTGCCTAGCTCAACCAGCAATCGCACTATTTCATCCTCGACGAAGAGGCTACTTTGCAGAAGCTTAACGGAATCATGAACTGACTCACGAACCACCCTAGCCAAACCCTTTCGCTCAAAAATTTGTCTATCTCTGGGAAAAAGAAGGCGGCGCGTGTCAGTAGGAAGCATCGGGGGATGATCGTGCGCCAATGCCAGCGCAGGAAACGAGCATTCGATTCTTTTGAAAATGCGagctgttgggtctaaattaaccttactagcaagtgtactagtcggcgactacagcacaatgataagcaagggtcgaatccacagggacggtgttatatctaatccaaatttatatttgtatgtacgtatggacaatgcaaacaaaagtaaagttcaactcaagattgtttggttgggtaattaaactaagacaagcaaatagcaaagtgtttttggtattttcttagaataaagatgcaactaatgcaaatgagatgaatgagatgaacaccaaggctttggaatcccccttgggaaatgacttgcaatgacacaaattcacacacatatttgctaattcgggcataacgaatccgtacctaagtcggttttagcgcacttaagccaaatctccctaaaatcgattactagccatcttattggtctaggtcggatattcctaaatacattctagccatcttattggtctaaacatgcataggaattcatggagttctatggagattagaattcatacaaattgtcacctaattaaagggagacacattcataatcaagtgtttcaagaagcataatctacttgacatattattgtctaagcaaattctccaaacaatttcatccaaaaacctaaagtgttggccaaacaccacaagcatgaagaaattgcaatcaaacatagaaacacaagatttatacccaaatcaactcatatatatgtaaatcaagtcataaacaaagtcatcaaacccaaggcttcatcctagccttggcacaagaggtttagttacacataatgagagaaaaacacaaaaggagagatgagaaaatcatgaataaacccaattagttgagtagatccaagttgagctgaagaatctctcctcctagctccaagagtcgcctccccctctgctttcgctctccagaaactcagttctaggtctcaaaactcctgcggctcggcaagttcgcgaattaaaacataccaaaaaactgtcttgtgcgcctaggcgcgttgtattcacgcctaggcgcaccacgcctaggcgcacgcctaggcgcacgcctaggcgcaatcctaggcgtgcacaacttcaaattcacgcccaactcgctggactgggcgtgcacaagtgatactgggcgtgcacaaatattgcgcctaggcgtggaatgattccacaatctccatacgacgtccgatttgcacgattttagcgtctacggaaagcttgagatgtctagtttccaatgccttttatttcgcttgattccgataacgtgacaaaaagttataagtatttgaacacacgaaggtcggtggacattttcttcagttcagcccttttttcatcacttttcatccaaaccgcaatcaacctatcagaaatacaaatcaaaacataaatacactcattatttatcaaaagaaagcttaagagggggatatttctaccaaaaacaataggtattatcatacctatcaaacaccccacacttaaaccttacttgtcctcaagtaaaactaaacaaagtacatctaccaactaacatcctaactcactaacgcaggaatcgcgattgcatttagcatatgcaacaagccgttaaacccctaggtgtccctagtggaggagttttgtctcctgagggcttacaagaacgacacccacaaacgtttcaagataactcaaatcaaacatatgtgagggaaattgctagaatcgaaacaatatacatcaatgccatgcaatcaaaaagatgtggagaccccacacttcatccaaacatatactcagtgaagattatccgtctactcaatcacttcatctaaattaagtgcatgcaaagaagaaatgtataaatatttggcttccaaaagttcataggcgccaaacatagtcacattccaagaattccaagaacagtcaagtagtaataccaaggcacttttatttatgtacatacttctcttcttcttcttcttctttttttttttattatttttttttattttttattattttttttattttcatcttactaggcccgtgcaatgctcactcctttaagctttctagtcaacccatgtaacaagttctcaaccaatgactcccaaccagttggtttagggcattatgtgataaagcacacctcggatcaatcactcgagttgaaaaggcttcgaagttaagctagcctagtatgttcatcaagattgtcttacctttttacgcgaaactcgagttggttagacaagagccccggttactcagcaagatcacaagagcggaacatgcttttattcatcatcaattttttttttaacatgcatgtaattaactagtgccaagaatatcactaacacggtgttctagatcatcttaaagaaagtccacattcaacatctattcacccaagtcataccccacaagcatacattcttgtgcaagtgaattcaagtgattatccaatagagtagacgtcaagcatatagaaggataagatgggttccacaaaccaagatcagctgcatttcaatatagcactcaattcaacagaaaattcccataaatatgcaagattcaagcactgaattttttttttttttttttttttttaaattaagctacaacaaaaatcatgtgaaatttggcacaagataatccatatgcagtccaccaccccacactttaaagaatgcattgtcctcaatgcaaaacataacaatgtaataatgcactaaaaagaggacaagttgaaacaatacaacctgggggttggagtcatgcatcgagtggattggggtactggcctagccacaattcttcaatgtcttcatgaaccctttcttgcatatgacctttttttttttttttttttttttgtttttttttttgtaaacacacacgcctaggcgtgtataaggtgcgcctaggcgtgcacaatacgcgcctaggcgttcacaatacgcgcctaggcgtggtctggctgtaaacataatgcccagaaatttaaactttcctgcagccagattccaacacattcaaactaacatccacacaagattttgtcaataaaaatggaataatgaagaacaaaaggatacacaaaaggatatacttcattgggttgcctcccaagtagcgctaagtttaatgtcttcagccagacgtagttgtacctacaaaatcaaccatgtatgcatcaacacttaataatttaagcaaactctcaccccaaactttaagaacatgcatggtcatcaatacaaataaataaagggagggagaaagcttaaacacaacactcgttttagataaggagagagacaacctgatttggagaaatcaccacaagcctcaacaccttcacaacaattcttgggaaacaaatcaaggaggatggtgcacaggatactttccattcagaatccccgaaacatttggcccacagaattgaaattgacgagccacaaatttccaccctttttctatcttagaattcgttatcgtgaaagtaccatggatagacaatttcaatgtctcaaaaggagcacacactttacctctcaacattgttttggaccgtgcctttttcaacttccttgctcttgtccgcatgcctttcaaagttggagatagcttgctagtaacaagggaagtagccatgagctcgttggatattggtgatgatggggtctttttgccttcattgctatcaccatccacatattcaacaacctcatcacttgaagccgtttttgtcaataaattcactctctcatggcctaccatatcaacatgaaggcattctctaatgacatccggactcttcatagccttaaaaattttgaactcaatggtcttgtcaaagactgtcattgtgagcatgcccttttccacatctataatggtctttgtggtagccataaaaccacggcctagaatgagtggtacatctcttgtcggattaggttcaccctccatatcaagcaccagaaaatccaccggaataacaaaatcacccacctttactaaaacatcttcaactaacccaaaaggatgcactaaagagcgatcagctagttggagagtgactgaagttggtttcaactcacctatcttcaaagtagtgtaaacagaataaggcatgatatttacacttgcaccaagatccatcaaggccttttcaatttctttctctccaataatacaaggaatggtaaagctacccggatcttttaatttgggcgggagcttcttttgtaaaatagcactcgtttcttcggagagaaatacttcttcatgatcacctatcttccttttgttagtgcacaactccttcaaaaattttgcatatgcgggaatagacttaattgcctcaatgagtggaatattaatctccactttcttcaaaacttcaaaaatatcccgattatacttgcttttcttagctggggcaagacgagatggaaaaggcacttttggaacatactcttctacttccggcttttccttctcaacatgaggtattttggaagcacttggctccaccactataggctcatcatgattctcaccttcaagctttttatactcaattttgttatccacatttttcccacttcgcaaaacagtaatagcattagcatcctcatactgcttaggatttacctcaggttgactcggcagctttcctggctgtctttcactcaaggcatgagcaagttgtcctacttgcatttcaagctttgcgatagattgagtattactggaaacagtttgttgcaactgagtcattgacttgctcatctctgcttgggaatgttgcattgtgacttgtgattgagcaagctgggaaataaggtcctccatagtaaacttccttgcatcttgagaaggtgcttcttgtcgtggagcttgccaaggtctgggcccttgattgaaattctggggtgaagcataggagaaattgggatgattcttccatcctgggttatatgtgtgagaaaagggatcattctgctgcctatgaaaaggttgaactgcattaacttccgcttcaggaaatgtcccacttctagaacatacatgagtaggatgatcggtgcctccacaaatgccgcaaggatccaaatttctgctcagcaaagtcactaccgcatccaatttcctagccacagatgccatctctgtatttgaaccactagcctcataaaccatgtgtctaggagcatcaagatcacgattatcccattgtgaggaatttgccaccacagtctcaataatttcattggcttcagttggttccttagccataatatttcctccagcagctgcatctaacctatggcggcattcatcagccagatgttggtaaaagtatgatataatctgccatggcaagaattgatgatgtgggcaaccaatcaataaagttttatatcgctcccaagccttaaaaagtggttctcccttgttctgcctgaaatggaaaatctgatccctaagcctctgtgtccttgactgagtatagaacttctgaataaacttagcagaaagttgttcccaagaagtgatagaatttggtggcagagtcttgaaccagatcttagcactttccttaagagaaaaaggaaatagcttcaa
This DNA window, taken from Tripterygium wilfordii isolate XIE 37 chromosome 20, ASM1340144v1, whole genome shotgun sequence, encodes the following:
- the LOC119986998 gene encoding uncharacterized protein LOC119986998, which gives rise to MGEKVKWPLKNTDGREKDTTKWCGFHQVYGHKTTECKALLYEVNDLVNRGHLHDLLTERGKALLVKRKEKAAEDGIPEPTETIAVIIGGSEISGISHSAAKRSARAAINLDARKGRPTKTPSDQVIMFTDSEATDLLDPHHDALVISIQVANCIIKRVLIDNGSSANVLMLSTLKKMNIDENHVV
- the LOC119986999 gene encoding prothymosin alpha-like, which codes for MLKDYRDGRETTWDLAEEIADCEIVLKKFDHLYRPIGGGEGHSEEPGEGAEGEEEEEEVGVDEGDEGEGDEGADDGEDDDGDEGNAGGYRSDERVGGQGKSGTGDRDDPK